The Vicia villosa cultivar HV-30 ecotype Madison, WI linkage group LG1, Vvil1.0, whole genome shotgun sequence genome includes a region encoding these proteins:
- the LOC131638627 gene encoding leucine-rich repeat receptor-like serine/threonine-protein kinase BAM1, whose protein sequence is MRLLLSLLLFLTLHSLPISTTHISEPQTLLSFKSSSISTDPTNSLSSWTTKTTHCSWHGVQCGQHRHVISINLSSLSLTGVLSDDISNLPFLTNLSLADNKFSGPIPPSLSSLSSLRYLNLSNNVFNGTFPSQLSTLANLQVLDLYNNNMTGSLPLSVTHMSFLRHLHLGGNFFTGRIPSEYGVWSHLEYLAVSGNELSGPIPPEIGNLTSLRELYLGYYNTYDGGIPPEIGNLSEMVRLDAAYCGLTGEVPAELGKLQKLDTLFLQVNALSGSLTPELGNLKSLKSMDLSNNGFTGEVPVNFSELKNLTLLNLFRNKLHGAIPEFIGEMPALEVLQIWENNFTGSIPQSLGKNGKLTLVDVSSNKLTGSLPPYMCFGNKLQTLITLGNFLFGPIPDSLGKCKSLSRIRMGENFLNGSIPKGLFGLPELTQVELQDNLLSGNFPQPVSMSPNLGQVTLSNNKLSGPLPPSIGNFTSVQKLLLDGNQFSGEIPSEIGKLQQLSKIDFSHNRFSGSIAPEISHCKLLTFVDLSRNELSGEIPNEITSMRILNYLNLSKNHLVGTIPGSISSMQSLTSVDFSYNNLTGLVPGTGQFSYFNYTSFLGNPGLCGPYLGPCKDGVVNGPHQAHVKGPLSSTVKLLLVIGLLVCSTVFAVATIFKARSLKKASEARAWKLTAFQRLDFTVDDVLDSLKEDNIIGKGGAGIVFKGSMPNGDLVAVKRLPAMSRGSSHDHGFNAEIQTLGRIRHRHIVRLLGFCSNHETNLLVYEYMPNGSLGEVLHGKKGGHLHWDTRYKIAVESAKGLCYLHHDCSPLIVHRDVKSNNILLDTSFEAHVADFGLAKFLQDSGTSECMSAIAGSYGYIAPEYAYTLKVDEKSDVYSFGVVLLELVAGRKPVGEFGDGVDIVQWVRKMTDSNKEGVLKVLDPRLPSVPIHEVMHVFYVAMLCVEEQAVERPTMREVVQMLTELPKPSQSSKHVEEDLTTITINESSSLSSSNSLEAPEKEPKDLLSI, encoded by the exons ATGCGCCTCCTTCTATCATTACTCCTCTTCCTCACACTCCACTCCCTTCCCATTTCCACAACACACATCTCCGAACCCCAAACCTTACTCTCCTTCAAATCCTCTTCCATCTCAACCGACCCAACCAACTCCCTTTCCTCATGGACCACAAAAACCACCCACTGCTCCTGGCACGGCGTCCAATGCGGCCAACACCGCCACGTCATATCCATCAACCTCTCTTCCCTCTCCCTCACCGGTGTACTCTCCGACGACATTTCAAATCTCCCTTTCCTCACCAACCTCTCCCTCGCCGATAACAAATTCTCCGGCCCTATTCCTCCTTCTCTCTCGTCACTCTCTTCTCTTCGCTATCTCAACCTCTCCAACAATGTCTTCAACGGTACTTTCCCTTCTCAGCTTTCTACTCTCGCCAATCTTCAGGTTCTTGATCTCTACAACAATAACATGACCGGTTCACTTCCTCTATCGGTTACCCACATGTCGTTTCTCCGTCATTTGCATCTCGGAGGAAACTTTTTCACCGGGAGAATCCCTTCCGAGTACGGTGTTTGGTCTCATCTCGAGTATCTTGCTGTTTCCGGTAATGAGCTTTCCGGACCTATTCCACCGGAGATCGGGAACCTTACTTCACTCCGGGAGCTTTACCTCGGTTATTACAACACCTACGACGGCGGTATCCCGCCGGAGATAGGTAACTTATCGGAGATGGTGAGGCTCGACGCTGCTTACTGTGGTTTAACCGGCGAGGTTCCGGCGGAGTTGGGTAAGCTTCAGAAATTAGATACTTTGTTTCTTCAGGTGAATGCGCTTTCCGGGTCTCTTACTCCGGAGCTAGGGAACTTGAAGAGCTTGAAGTCTATGGATTTGTCGAACAACGGCTTCACCGGTGAAGTTCCGGTGAATTTTTCTGAGCTGAAGAATCTTactcttttgaacttgtttagaAACAAGCTTCATGGAGCGATACCGGAGTTTATCGGAGAGATGCCGGCGCTTGAAGTGTTGCAGATTTGGGAGAATAACTTCACCGGAAGCATTCCTCAGAGTTTGGGGAAAAACGGGAAGCTTACACTTGTTGATGTTTCTTCGAACAAGTTAACGGGTTCTCTTCCACCTTATATGTGTTTTGGGAACAAGCTTCAAACTTTGATAACTTTAGGGAATTTCCTTTTTGGTCCCATTCCAGATTCACTTGGAAAGTGTAAATCTTTAAGCAGAATTCGAATGGGTGAGAATTTTCTCAATGGGTCAATTCCAAAAGGACTTTTTGGTCTTCCAGAGCTTACACAAGTTGAGCTTCAGGATAATCTTTTATCTGGAAACTTTCCTCAACCTGTTTCTATGTCTCCGAATCTTGGTCAGGTTACTCTTTCCAACAACAAGCTTTCTGGACCATTACCACCTTCCATTGGAAACTTCACCAGTGTTCAAAAGCTTCTCCTTGATGGAAACCAGTTTTCAGGTGAAATCCCTTCTGAGATTGGGAAGTTACAACAGCTTTCTAAGATAGATTTTAGTCATAACAGATTCTCGGGTTCGATTGCGCCTGAGATTAGTCACTGTAAGCTTCTAACTTTTGTTGATCTTAGTCGGAACGAGCTTTCCGGTGAGATTCCGAATGAAATAACTAGTATGAGGATATTGAATTACTTGAACCTTTCAAAGAATCATCTTGTTGGGACTATTCCAGGGTCAATTTCCTCAATGCAAAGCTTAACTTCTGTTGATTTTTCGTACAATAATCTAACCGGTTTGGTTCCTGGTACTGGCCAATTTAGTTACTTTAACTACACTTCTTTCCTCGGTAACCCGGGACTTTGTGGGCCTTATTTGGGTCCTTGCAAAGATGGTGTTGTTAATGGTCCTCACCAAGCTCATGTCAAAGGACCACTGTCTTCTACTGTGAAGCTTTTGCTTGTTATTGGGTTGCTTGTGTGTTCCACGGTATTTGCTGTTGCCACAATCTTCAAAGCTCGATCTTTGAAAAAAGCTAGCGAAGCCCGTGCGTGGAAATTAACTGCATTCCAACGTTTGGACTTTACCGTCGACGATGTTCTTGATTCCTTGAAAGAGGATAATATCATAGGAAAAGGAGGTGCTGGCATTGTTTTCAAAGGTTCGATGCCTAATGGTGATCTTGTTGCTGTGAAAAGGTTACCTGCTATGAGTAGAGGCTCTTCACATGATCATGGTTTCAATGCGGAGATTCAAACTTTAGGGAGAATTCGACACAGACACATTGTTAGATTATTGGGTTTCTGTTCAAACCATGAAACAAATCTCCTGGTTTATGAATACATGCCTAATGGAAGTTTGGGTGAAGTTCTTCATGGTAAGAAAGGTGGTCATTTGCATTGGGATACAAGGTATAAAATTGCTGTGGAATCTGCCAAGGGTCTTTGTTATCTGCATCACGATTGTTCACCACTAATCGTTCATCGCGACGTGAAATCGAACAATATCTTACTTGATACAAGTTTTGAAGCCCATGTTGCTGATTTCGGACTTGCTAAGTTCTTGCAAGATTCTGGAACTTCTGAATGCATGTCTGCTATTGCAGGTTCTTATGGATACATAGCTCCAg AGTATGCATACACATTGAAAGTCGATGAGAAAAGCGACGTATACAGCTTTGGCGTGGTACTCTTAGAGCTAGTAGCAGGAAGAAAACCAGTTGGAGAGTTTGGCGATGGAGTCGACATTGTGCAATGGGTGAGAAAAATGACCGATTCAAACAAAGAAGGTGTTCTAAAAGTTCTCGATCCAAGGCTTCCCTCGGTTCCAATTCACGAGGTGATGCATGTGTTCTACGTCGCCATGCTATGCGTTGAAGAACAAGCGGTTGAAAGACCGACAATGCGCGAAGTTGTTCAAATGCTCACCGAACTTCCGAAGCCATCTCAAAGTTCAAAACATGTTGAAGAAGacttaacaacaataacaatcaaTGAATCATcctctttgtcatcatcaaacAGTTTAGAGGCTCCAGAGAAAGAACCTAAAGATCTTCTTAGTATATGA